TAGCATCACTGCCATGGACAAGTCCATACCACTCAAAATTCCACTCACATGTTACAatgtttcaaatttcaattccaTGGTTTCCCACTGGATTTTATTTCATCAATCTAGAAAAGCCTACAAATGTTGAACTCTTCTAGTGGTATCTAGTTCCTATGACAAAAAATTTTGGAATCCTTTTGTTATCAACTTTGACAAAAATTTCTTGTGTTAGTATCAATGAACTATATCATGGATTCATGGTTAACTAAATGCTAATAAACAACATCTGTTAAGGATATgattcatttctttctttcataaGTTAAGATTCCTCAAATTAGTTTATTCTTTGTAGTTATAATGTTGGGAAACATACAGCATATTTTACTGCCATCATgacccttttctttttatttttcatatttttggtCAAATATGTATGCTAAGGTCAGTGGCATGCATTGTTCTAGGACCTAATCTTCCTAAGAGTATAAGATTCCTTTGGTTGTTTGGACATCTCAACGTGGGGTTTGTACAATAAACTTTAGGCCTCTAATGGATGATATTCAAAACAAGGGAATGTTCCTTTTCTGTTATGAAACATCGATTTgaggctaatttttttagtaatggATTCCCATTACGTGTTTTTCAGAATTGTTGTCATGATTTTAATGGATATAgagacatttttttttaataacagtCTACAAATCTGAGGGTCAGAATTGTGGAGGAGAGAAAGTTTAGGGTTCGATTTGAGGTTGGTAAATTCAAATTCGGGTGATGAATAAATTGGATCTTTGGTATTGTGTGAccagcttctttttttttttttttaagtttggNNNNNNGTTTGGAGCAAATCGGTGGGTTGATCTTGTGGTTAAAAACCCTAAATCGAACCTTCCGATTTATTGATAGCCATCTTCTACATTCTTGAATAACACACAAAATTCCAATAACAATAGATAACACCACTGATTTTtcaatatgaaaattaaaaagcgTTCGATTTGAACCAATCGTTTTCTTAATATTTAGAGCATTTTTGTAGCTAAAAGACATTTTTACCaatttatctataaaaaattatcactTTTTGAGATAATTTTAACGGTTTTACACTTCTAATATTTGAGTTTATGAATAGTAactataatacataataattctAATATCACAGCATTACTTCTCTATAAAATTTAAACGAATAAAATGAGACATATAAATGATTATATCTTTAACATCTAAAAAACAAAtgtcatttttaattaattaattatacaatCATTTCCGTGATGCAAAGGAGCATGCCAAGAGTAATgcacattttttttcttgtttcgcAGGAGttgttaaatgaaaaaatacatTTGACTCAGAAGGTGCTTAACCatctagtattttttttattttattttagcatTGTTATACTGAAATTGCCAAATGCTTCAGTACCTTCTAAATTAAATGCGCTTTTTTCATCTAATGACACTTGTgtgatgcaattttttttaaaaagaatgcCACCATTGACACATAGgtaaataatttgaaaagaGTAATAGTTTGATAATAAGTTTGCATAAAGATAGTAGAAAAATGAGCAATGTCAAGTTCATAATCATGTTTAATTTATGAAGTCACTCTTCTTTTTAACTACTTTTCTGTAGTAATGATTCTTTACTGCTTCTTTATTGATCTCATAAGGGTAAACCATATACTACTGGAAATATTTTAAGTGCACCAGGAATATCGGTGCACTAATTATTTTAACCGTTGAtctgaattataaaaatatatataatatatattaattaaaatcaacggttaaaataaTTGGTGCATCAGTGCTCTCCGAAGCACTTGAAATATTTCCTATACTATTGGtttgaagttttcatctttattttactcTGATATTGATAGTGTTCCCTGTTTGAAATGTTACTGTGGTTATAGTCCTTTTTCTCTCAAATTCAAAGTGATTTAGAGTGGATAAAGCACTATGCTGAAGTAGAGTGTGACACGGATCTTTTATATGTCATTTCTTATTTTACATCAATTATCAACATTATGATTTCATTGGTCTTAAAGGGTACACACAAAACACATTGCTATATCCACCCACCACTTTCTATCACCAATTATTTTAGTGCTATTTCTTCATTATTTTTGGGTTAATTAAGCTTAGCTTATTCCAACTGCCATCATCTTAGCATTACTTGATGATGAATGTGACTTGGTTGTTTCAAGTGTTAATAATGGCCATTCTAATTAAAATATCATAAGTGAAAATTCAACCAAAGTTTGTGATGATATTCTTCAGTCAATCGGATAACCAAATACCATGGTTTTGAGAACCATATCAATTTACTGGTTTGACCCAGTCAACTAGAAATTGGTCACTAATCGATTTGGTTCAAGATAAAAACCTCTTGGCaacaaattagttaaaaaataaaaaaaaaatagtcaaaaaatGAATTAATCAGTCAAACCGatttaaaatagtaaattacaagagacattaatttttttaaaaaaaatatatactttatacataaatatattattttattatatttaatttaattttggttgaatttttgttaaactttgAACGTATAATTTTACCGATTCATTGATCGGTCTGATATTTAGAACTTTGCtaatattaaaaacttcttGTTATAACATTACTCATGCCTTTTGgagaattcaattttttttttgtgattggaaaaaaaacaattaaacaaaCAACAACTAAAAAAAACTGTTTTCAAGGCAATAGAAGCTCCACTTGAAGAGAAAGGGTCTTTATTGTTGTTTTTGTCATAATGTCTGCTATTGTATTTGCATCTTTTAAGATCAATTGAAGATCAGCATGTCATTTCCAAGACATGATATCTCGGATTTTTAACACCAAATGATCAATAAAACCATATCAATCCTATAAATTATTGACAATAATAAAGGCATCTACACAGTCTGTTTCACATATAATATCTCTTTGTCCCGAGTCCCAAACTAAAAGAAAGTCTCTCTAAATAGCAAACAACTATCATTGCAGAATACTATGACTCTCAATTGTTCTCAGACAGCCTCATTGCCACTTTTCTTTTCAATCTCTGCTAACACAGGCAAAACCAACCCAAGCACCATTGCCAGGATAGttagcatcacaattaatcttaaaggtACCCACCGAGAGAGGAATCCAAGAGCTCCTAATGGTGGAGGGGATAGACACTCGTTGCAACTCAAAAATATTCTAGAGCTCCTTTTCCAAGGACAAAGCCATACCAGTCACCTTGTCCGTGGTCCATAGGGTTGGAAGTAAGCCGAGTTGAGCCGAGCTAGACCAAGCTCAAGCTCGACTCACAAAAATTGAGCTTGCCTCACGGCTCGATTCATTAACAATCGAGCCTATTTCTTAAGCTCAAGCTCGACTTACCGAAAGCTCACGAGCTGGCTCGAACTCACGAGTTGGCTCAAATAATAGGAACATAATCGATAATTCtgtatcaataaattataacttgtatatattaaaaaatatttaaaaaataaatttaatatatttacgaGCTAATGAGCTAAGCTTATTCAAGTTCAAGCtcgactcatttaatttatgagttcAATTCTAAGCTCAAGCTTAGCTCACCAGCTCACGAGTTTAGCTTATTGAGCTATTAACGAGTCGAGCTCGAGCTGGCTTGACTCACTTATAGAACCTAGCGGTCCAAGGCTTGTGGGGATGAAAAATCTCATTATTCCTCGAATGCCAAATTCATTAGAGACCAGAAAAGAATCTAAAAGGAGGTTGTTTGTTAAGAACCAACTCATCAAATTCAGTTGTTGACCGGAGATCTCCAAAGCTTGCCAAACTAACTGGAATTTTGGACAATCCCAAATACATTGTAAAATCGATTCCTGACATAAAAAACATCATGGACAGCTATTCATGTGCGAAATGCCCCTCCTAAAACGAAATGCAGCAGTAGAAAAAGTCTCCTTAAAGACATAGTCAGGTCAAGAATTTGTATTTTTCCGAAACATGTTAACACCAAAATCAAAGTTCTTGTCCTCCCAACTAAACGTCTTCTTACCGAGCCACAAATGTAATCTCCCTAGTCACAAATTATGCAGGAAAACATGAAACGAGTAAATTATGGCTTTTAAGGCCTCAAAAATAGTCCACAGAAGAGTTATTTTTTCAGAGGAAGACACTCTTGAGAGACTTAACATCTTGCTGATATATTtgaccttttttctttttctcttacaTATTAGATTTTGTGTGTGATATTATTATCATTACTTCTTATCAAGTGGCATATCCCTTATGTTTAGGCACATGAATGAAACTTATTCTAAAGTAACAACACCTTGTAGTATTATAGAAAAATCTTGCTACTTATCTCTCAATCCTTGAGGGAGATTttgatacatatatatatttatatttgatttgattacaTGAAGTAACATGAAAAGCCTAATATAATTCTAGTTATTATTAGTAGTAATATTATTGCTCAGTTTGAATTAGTACAAAAACCTTtcttgaaattcttcttctccttgcTATGTGTATGAATCTACCTTACTCTATTGAGTGCTAAATAAGCAATTAGTCTATAACCAACCAACATAAGTGCCATAATGCAAACATCAACCCAAAGATGATTCAATCCCATTGATTTGATTGGTGGAAAATCAGCAACCTTGCACATCACACCCTTTGAGCATTCATAGTAATCATCTTGAGTGTATTGAACACCAAGAAGAAGCTTGTAACAGTAGTAGCTATAGCTCAAGTACTTTAGCCACACTATAAAAGGTGGAATCTGTTGAACATAGTATCCACCAGCAATGAGGAACACAAGGGTTGTGACAGAAGCTAGAGTGGTTGCTTGTTTGATCTCCATTAATATAGCACCAAATGCTAAGCCTAAGCTTTGAGAAACAAGGACACTGTagagaacaacaagaagagaaaGGATGAATGTAACAGGATCAGGTTTGAGTCCTCCCATCCAATAGATTATGAACACAAATGCAGTTGGAAGTGCAAGCTCCAATGGCAAGTCTCCTATTGTTCTTGCTAAGAAGTAGGAAGACAGCCTGTACATTCCTGAAGATCTTTCCTTTATCAGCATTCTCCTCTCTTGTGGGAATGTGAATACTGCATTGTATAGAGGGTAGAATCCCCAGAAAACTGAGAAGAAAAACAGCAATGCTACCTGCATTTTCACCACACAATAACCCCATGTTAGCCCCTCTTAAGGGCTTTAAAACAACATACTCAAAGTTTCAAACTTTAGATTTCTTGGACTGTTTCTAATCCATATCACAGAAACTGCATAGAAATTTAAGTACTTTTTACTATGGTTGTCTACACCTAATAACTTACTTTTAGTTATAACTTTGATTTACAAAGTTGATACCTTTTGAAAACTATAAAACTAGATTAACAAAGTAAATGTGGTTCAATCAATCAATACTAATCTTGATTAGtttcagaattttagatatttcAAGATGTGATGTTTGACAAGGgaaattgaaaaggaaaataaagtaAATTTCATTCATATGTTAAAGGTCAATTACATTCCATAACCTCTTTTTCTGTTTAAGGTTAAATGATGTTATTATGAGTTATAacaaaagtagaaaaagaagataaactTGATAACTGAATGCAAAAATTTTCTTACCCGATCTTCAATGTGTGATTCTGGGGTATGCCACCACAAGAGTCCACCAAGAAAAGCAACACTTATGACTTGGAATATTCTCAGCCTATTGAATGCTTCAAACCTTCTCTCCCTCACTCCCCTCTGCAATAGTACTTTAAACTGATGCCACCAACTTGTGCACCATTGCTCCTGATTGATCTGATTCCCTGCATCAAATTTTCATCAACAGAAAGAAGGATTAAGACCATTGATGAGCAATATCTTTTTCACTGAAAACTCAAAAAGGGTAGTTGGAATAGAAAGACCTACTTGCACAtgcatctttgatcatcatgtTGTTGTAGTTGTTCACCTCAACACTGCACAGCTCAGCTTTCAGATTTGTTGCTATGTTCTTATCATAAGCTGATATTAGAGCTTCTCTAACTTGCTTCCTTTCTTGTTCTAATCCCTCACTTTGTTCacttgcatatatatatatatatgaaaatattGATTAATTACCATTGGCAAGATCAAGCAAGAGATCAGAAGGATTAACAGTGACAGAAGTAGAGAATCCAAGTGAAGAGAAATAGTCCAAAGCAGTGGAAGCAGGACCATAGTAAATAGGAGAGCCTTCAGAGAGCAACACAACCTTGTCAAACATGTAGTATAGCCTGCTAGATGGCTGGTGAATGGTGGTTATAACGGTTCTTCCGCCGCCGGCGAGTCTCTTAATAGTGTTCAAGATCCTCTGAGCAGTTGTGGAATCCAAACCAGAAGTAGGCTCATCAAGAAGCAACAAGCTAGGATTAATAAGCATTTCTTGTCCAATACtaactctcttcttttctccaCCAGAAATTCCTCTGAACAAAGGTCCTCCAATCATGCTGCTCCTACACCTTGTTAATCCCAATTCACTGATCACTCTCTCAACATGATGAACCTTCTCATCTCTTGTTAAAGTCTTTGGAAGCCTCAGAAGTGCAGTGAAGAATAGTGTTTCAGTTACAGTTAGGTGAGGATATAGAACATCATCTTGTGCTACAAAACCTGTTCTTCTCTTGATTGAACCTGAGAATGGATTGTTGTTGTATGTTATCTTGCCGGAGAGTTTTCCGGTGAGACGGCCTCCGAGAGCTGTAAGGAGTGTGGTTTTGCCACTCCCTGAAGGGCCAAGCATGGCAAGAATCTCACCAGGGCAAACACAACCACTGATTCCATTCAGAATTGTTTTCTCTTTGCAGCTCCATTTGTTGCTTCCCCAACATCCTCCTTTCTGTTCTAGTTTCACTTTGTACACCAATTCCTCAAACtgaaaattcaaccaaaaaacACAAAGTAACTTTGCAACACTGATATACATGCCATGAATGAGTAACTATAACTAGTATTTATATTAGTGTGTTACCTTCAAAGTTATGGGGAACATAGTGAGTTTCTGTATGGATTGTTGTTCATTGGTATTATTATTCTCTAAGGCTGCTTCCATAGAGTGATGATGagtactactactactattactACTAGTGTTGTATTCTGGTTTTGGTGCTATGCAGTTTTGTGGCATGGCTAATGATGGTTAA
The Arachis duranensis cultivar V14167 chromosome 5, aradu.V14167.gnm2.J7QH, whole genome shotgun sequence genome window above contains:
- the LOC107487360 gene encoding LOW QUALITY PROTEIN: ABC transporter G family member 14 (The sequence of the model RefSeq protein was modified relative to this genomic sequence to represent the inferred CDS: substituted 1 base at 1 genomic stop codon), producing MPQNCIAPKPEYNTSSNSSSSTHHHSMEAALENNNTNEQQSIQKLTMFPITLKFEELVYKVKLEQKGGCWGSNKWSCKEKTILNGISGCVCPGEILAMLGPSGSGKTTLLTALGGRLTGKLSGKITYNNNPFSGSIKRRTGFVAQDDVLYPHLTVTETLFFTALLRLPKTLTRDEKVHHVERVISELGLTRCRSSMIGGPLFRGISGGEKKRVSIGQEMLINPSLLLLDEPTSGLDSTTAQRILNTIKRLAGGGRTVITTIHQPSSRLYYMFDKVVLLSEGSPIYYGPASTALDYFSSLGFSTSVTVNPSDLLLDLANGNXSIFSYIYIYASEQSEGLEQERKQVREALISAYDKNIATNLKAELCSVEVNNYNNMMIKDACARNQINQEQWCTSWWHQFKVLLQRGVRERRFEAFNRLRIFQVISVAFLGGLLWWHTPESHIEDRVALLFFFSVFWGFYPLYNAVFTFPQERRMLIKERSSGMYRLSSYFLARTIGDLPLELALPTAFVFIIYWMGGLKPDPVTFILSLLVVLYSVLVSQSLGLAFGAILMEIKQATTLASVTTLVFLIAGGYYVQQIPPFIVWLKYLSYSYYCYKLLLGVQYTQDDYYECSKGVMCKVADFPPIKSMGLNHLWVDVCIMALMLVGYRLIAYLALNRVR